One part of the Tunicatimonas pelagia genome encodes these proteins:
- a CDS encoding Na(+)-translocating NADH-quinone reductase subunit A — MPQHIKLKRGFTINLAGKPEKTVSDAPPSDTYALKPTDFLGMIRPKVSVNEGDIVKAGAPVLFDRKLEAVKYCAPVSGEVVEIKRGEKRKLLEIKILADKEIVYEEYKQYSISDLIALGREEAQEQMLQGGVWPQLIQRPYGIVANPTDTPKDIFISTFDTSPLAPNYDILLKGQGNFFSAGVEVLKKFTEGKIHIGVDAKAEVSSVFSEAKGVVTTKFSGPHPAGNVGVHIHHVSPISKGEIVWTIDPYGVVQIGKLFLKGVYDTAKTVCLAGSEVSKPQYYQTHSGACIDKIVEGKIEHRNVRYISGNVLTGEKIESTGYLGFYNHLISVIPEGDEYEFLGWMKPTTDKLSFHRALGLLSFLNSSKKEYVLNSNMKGEERAFVQTGIYEKVLPMDILPEYLLKAIMAEDYDEMETLGLYEVIEEDMALCEFIDVSKHDIQGIIRQGINLLRET, encoded by the coding sequence ATGCCACAGCATATCAAATTAAAACGCGGATTTACTATCAACTTGGCGGGAAAGCCTGAAAAAACGGTGAGCGACGCCCCCCCTTCCGACACTTACGCTTTAAAACCTACCGACTTCTTGGGCATGATTCGCCCGAAGGTTTCGGTGAACGAAGGCGATATTGTAAAAGCAGGTGCTCCGGTCTTATTTGATCGGAAACTGGAAGCGGTGAAATACTGCGCTCCGGTTAGTGGAGAAGTGGTGGAAATAAAGCGCGGGGAAAAGCGCAAGCTGCTAGAAATTAAAATACTGGCAGATAAAGAAATAGTTTACGAGGAGTATAAACAGTACTCGATCTCTGATCTGATTGCCCTAGGTCGGGAAGAAGCTCAGGAGCAAATGTTACAAGGAGGAGTATGGCCCCAACTGATTCAGCGTCCCTACGGAATTGTGGCTAACCCCACTGATACTCCTAAAGACATTTTTATATCTACGTTTGATACGAGCCCGTTGGCTCCTAATTACGACATCTTACTCAAAGGGCAAGGAAACTTCTTTTCGGCCGGAGTAGAAGTGCTAAAAAAATTTACTGAGGGTAAAATTCATATTGGTGTCGATGCCAAAGCTGAAGTATCGTCGGTATTCTCCGAGGCAAAGGGAGTGGTTACCACTAAATTTTCGGGCCCTCATCCGGCCGGAAACGTAGGCGTTCATATTCACCACGTTAGCCCTATTAGTAAGGGAGAGATTGTTTGGACGATTGACCCGTACGGCGTAGTACAGATTGGCAAGCTATTTTTAAAAGGAGTGTACGACACTGCTAAAACCGTGTGCCTGGCTGGTTCTGAGGTGAGCAAACCGCAGTATTATCAGACACATAGCGGGGCTTGTATTGATAAGATTGTAGAAGGCAAAATTGAGCATCGCAATGTTCGCTACATTTCTGGGAATGTATTGACCGGAGAGAAAATTGAATCAACTGGTTACCTCGGTTTTTATAACCATTTAATATCGGTAATACCCGAAGGAGACGAATACGAATTCTTGGGGTGGATGAAACCAACTACCGATAAGCTAAGTTTTCATAGAGCATTAGGGTTACTTTCTTTTCTGAATTCTTCGAAGAAAGAATATGTTCTTAATTCAAACATGAAGGGAGAAGAACGCGCCTTTGTGCAGACCGGAATTTATGAGAAAGTGCTACCGATGGATATTCTTCCCGAATATCTTTTAAAAGCCATTATGGCGGAGGACTACGATGAGATGGAGACATTAGGATTGTACGAGGTGATTGAAGAAGACATGGCCTTATGCGAATTTATTGATGTTTCCAA